The sequence GAGGGCGCGTAGGCTGGTTCGCGAGCCGTAGGAGGTTCGCGATCGAGTTCGTTCTCAGACCCCCTCCAACTCAGTCGGCGACGAAGGCGATGCCGTAACACGAGAGGACTACCCAGGTCGCGCGGCGAAATGGAAGGTAAACCCCTTGATGGAGGACTCAATATGTCTCGACTAGGCCGACCCGTCCGCACCGCAGTCGGAGCGGTTCTGGTCCTGCTCCTCGCCGTCGCTCTATCTCCGAGCGGCGCCGTCCCGGGCTCGTCCTCCCAAGCAGACGCAGCGCCCCGGCTCCCCAAGCCAGAAGACCGTTTCGCCATGGCCGGCGGATGCTACGGCGTCCAGTCGATCGCAACCGACGCGTACCTCCTTCGTGAGGGGGATGGATTCATCGCAGGGACGCCCGATCTCGCTGGGGCGGAGCCGTTCCATTTCCAGGCAACCGACCTCGGCAAGTACTTGCTCTACGGGACGGCCGAGGACTACGTCGCGGCGGATGAGGGTCTCGTCGGCTCGCTGATGAGCGCCGTGAAGGACAGCCAGGCCGGCAGCATCGCGAGCGGCGTGACGACGGGGTTGACGGACTCCGTCGCCGACACCATCACCGGGGCGGTCGGCCCGGCGACGGGACTCGGCGGCGCGATCGTCGGTGCGGACAAAGCCAGCCCGCTTGCCGACTGGGAGATCGATCAGGTCGCCGCCGACACGTTCACGATCGCGCTGCCCGCCTTGAGCAGGTTCCTCGCCGTCGGCGACGGCGGAGGGCTGACGCTCGTCGACGCAGCCGACGACAGCGCACAGTTCGGCTTCCAGCTCACCGACGGCTGCGTGGCCTATCCCGAGGTCGATGTCAACGTCGAGGGTCCCATCTCCACCGGCGACTCGCCGTTCGAGGAGGTCCAGGGTTACCTGGACGCGCACGTGCACATGATGGCGTTCGAGTTCATCGGTGGACGCACGCGATGCGGAAAGCCGTGGCACGCGTACGGTGTCCAGTACGCGCTCGTCGACTGTCCCGATCACGAGCCCGGCGGCGTCGGCGCCGTGCTCGAGAACATCCTGAGCACCGGCACCCCGGTGGGCACGCACGCGACGGACGGGTGGCCGACGTTCAGCTACTGGCCGCGCTACAACTCGCTGACGCACGAGCAGATCTATTACAAGTGGCTCGAGCGCGCGTGGCACGGCGGACTGCGCATGTTCACCAACCTGCTCGTAGACAACCACGCGCTCTGCACGATCTACCCGCTCAAGAAGAACAGCTGCAACGAGATGGACGGCGTCCGGCTCCAGGCCAAGCGCATCCGCGAGCTCGAGCGCTACATCGACGCCCAGAGCGGAGGCCCGGGCGAAGGATGGTTCCGGATCGTCACCGACCCGTTCCAGGCGCGCCGCACGATCAACGAAGGGAAGCTCGCCGTGATCCTCGGCATCGAGGTGTCGATCGTGCTCGACTGCGGCGTCACGCTCGACGTCCCGAAATGCTCCGACGCGCAGATCGACCAGCGGCTCGACGAGGTCTACGACCTCGGCGTGCGACAGATGGAGCTGGTCAACAAGTTCGACAACGCACTGTCAGGCGTGACCGGCGACGGCGGCACCACCGGCGTCGTCACGAACACGGGCAACTTCACCGAGACGGGCAGCTTCTTGAAGATGGAAACCTGTACGCCCGAAGAGGGCGAGGCGAACGACAACACGCAGATGAACATCCACGACGACCTCGGCACTCCGGATGGGTTGACGGGCCGCGATTCGCTCGTCGCGGGCGTCTTGGAGGTCAGCGGCCAGACCGGCGTCCTTCCCCTGTATCCGCCGGCGCCGCACTGCAACTCGCGCGCGTTGACGCCGCTCGGCGCGCACATGATCCGGCGGATGATCCAGAAGGGGATCATCTTCGACCCCGATCACATGAGCGCCCGCGCACGCACGCAGGCGATGGACATCATCCGCGACGAAAAGGCGTCCGGCGTCGTCTCGAGCCACAGCTGGGCGGACATCACGATCTACCCGCGCGTCCTCGAGGCCGGCGGCGTCGTCACCCCGTACGCGGGGGGCTCCAAAGGCTTCTATGAAACCTGGGCGGCATACAAGGCGTTCGCCGACCCGCGGTACACGTTCGGGTTCGGCTACGGCTCGGACGTGAACGGCTTCGGCTCGCAAGGCGGGCCTCGCACCGACGCGCCGGTGAAGGTGAGCTATCCATTCACCGGATTCGGCGGGACGACCATCGACCGGCAGGTATCCGGCGAGCAGGTGTACGACATCAATGAGGACGGCGTCGCCCACTACGGCCTGTACCCGGACTGGATCGAGGACCTCCGCCTGCAGGGCGGGGACGCGATCATCGCCGACATGCTCCGCGGGTCCGAGGCGTACCTCCAGATGTGGGAGCGGACGATCGGCATCGCGCCCGACGCGTGCCGTGACGACGTGCCCGACCTGACCGACGCGGCCGTCGGTTCGCTCGCTACCGGCATGACCCCCGAACAGGTCCTCCAGACGGTCGGGCAGCCGGCGTCGCGGCAGGATCTCCAGTTCAGTTACTGCATGACCGGATCACGCACGGCGACCGTCACCTTCACCCCCGCCGGCATGCTGGGCTCCGTCGGGATCGCTTAGCTCGCAAAGCGTTTCTCAACGCTTCATCGCGGGAAGAACTCGCCCATCGACGCCCCAAGAGGAGGATGCGATGGACGCCATCAAGCTGCTCAAGGAAGACCACCAGAAGTTCAAGAAGCTTCTCGGTGAGCTCGAGGACACGACCGAACGCGGGGTCAAGACCCGAGAGAAGCTGTTGGAGCAGCTCAAAGCAGAGCTGAAGCCCCACGAGGTCGCGGAGGAGGAGATCTTCTACCCGGCGCTGATCGAACGGCTGAAGGACGACGACATCGTGCTCGAAGGCTACGAGGAGCACCACGCCGCCGACGTCCTCCTGGAGGAGCTCGAGGACGTGCCGTTCGACGACGAGCGGTGGGGCCCGAAGATGAAGGTGATCAAGGAGAACATCGAGCACCACATCGAGGAAGAAGAGGGGCCGATGTTCAAGCAGGCGCGCGTGGCGCTCGAACCAGACCAGCTCGAGGAACTGGGCGCGCTGATGGAGGAGCGGATGAAGGCGGGAGCCGCGCGGTAGGGGTTGCGGCCTTCGTCCCCGAGACTCTTTCGCTCCCCTGAGATACCCTTTCCGGGTTCGCGGTCAAGGGGAGCCGCGACGGCCTGGGGAGGGGAAGCATGACGCCGCCGAGCGACGAACAGGTGGCCCGTGCCCGCGCGATGGCGCAGCATCACCGCCGTATCGGTGCCGCGCTCCGCTACGTGCTCGAGCGCTCGAAGGATCCGGAAGAGCTCACGCCGTTCATCTCCGGCGCCGCGGCGACGCTCATCGAGGTGCTGCAGACGGAGGACTACTACACCCGCACGCTGATCGAGAGCGCGCTCGCGGTCGCCGAAGCCGACGCCGCCGAGGTCGCCGCCTCGTCGGTCGATCTCAACGGACGAGCGCCGCTGGCCCGGCTCCAGCGAGAGGCCGACGACGCGATCTCCGAGATCGGGGCGACCGGCGGATCGAGCGACAACGGGGATCCGATCCACACGCTGAGCGAGGATGAGCGCACGTACATCCTCGCGCTGGCAAGGCTCGCCGAACTCGCCGGCCGCGAGACCTATCTCGGCTAACTACGTGACGCGGTACCACCCCTTCGTGTTAGCGGGGCGTGCCGCTTTTGATCTCGCCCCGCCAGGCGCCGGACTCGACACCGCGCTCCTCGATGAACTTCTTGAAGCGCTCCAGATCACCGCCGACACGCGCACGGACGAAGCCGAGCGTGTCCCCGACGGCTTCGACGAAGCCCTCGGGATCGAACTCCATCTCGAGCGTTATCCGACTGCGGCTACCGTCGTCGATGGGCTCGAACGTCACACGTCCGGCGAGCTTGACGCCTTCCTCGCTCCGCCAAGCGATGACGCGGTCGGGCTCTTGCTCGACGATCTTCGCCTCCCATTCGCGGGTGGCCCCGGCGATCTCCGCCTTCCAATGCAAGCGGGTGTCGTCGAGTTGACGGACCTCGTCGACGCCTTCCATGAAGCGCGGGAACTCCTCGAACTGCGTCCACTGGTTGTAGGCCGTCGACACCGGTACGTCGACGTCGATCGATTCACGTATGAGCGACATGGAGCCTCCTCCCTCTGCTCGGATGTTCTCGTCTATGACTTACCCATCGGGCGATCATGAACACGGAGGCAAGCAATCGAGCGCTCGTTTGACCAACCGTTATCGGGGAAACATCTCTGGCGACAACCGGAGCGAGGAGGAACCCAATGGGTATCGGAGTGAGCATCTTCTTGATCGCCGTCGGCGCGATCCTGTCCTTCGCGGTGAGCACCGACGCCGAGGGCTTCAACATCAACGCGATCGGCTACATCCTGATGGCGTGCGGAGCGCTGGGCTTGCTCGTCAGCACGTTGATCTTCGGTGGCCGGGGTCGCAACGACACCACGACGACGACTCACGGTCACTAACGAAACAGCCGGTGGGTCGCCCGGCTTACCGCCCCGGGCGACCTACCGCGTCAGGTCGGCGAGCAGTTTCATCGCCTTCGGGTCGCGCGAACCAACGATCAGCTGCGTGACCGGGCTCTTCACCCAGGCCTCGAGCCGCTCTTTGATCCGGTCCGGCGGCCCGCACAGTGAGATCTCGTCGGCGAGCTCGTCGGGCACCGCTTTCACGGCCTCCTCGCGGCGGCCCGACATGAAGAGTTCTTGCACCTTCAGCGCTTCGTCCTCGAAGCCCATGCGCTTGACGATGTTCAGGTGGAAGTTTTCGTCCTTCGCGCCCATGCCGCCGATGTAGAACGAAAGGAAGAACTTCACCAGCATCAACGCCTCTTCCACCGTGTCGGCGATGTTCACCGTCACGACGCAACCGATCTCGAAACCCTCGGGCGCGCCGGCCAGCGCGTCGTCGAACTCGGCGCTGCGGTAGGGCGAGTAGAACATCGGGAGCCACCCGTCCGCGATCTGCGTCGAGAGCGCCACGTTCTTCGGTCCCTCCGCGGCGAGCCAGATCGGGATCCGTGATCGTGTCGGATGAAGCGTGAGCTTCAGCGGCTTCCCGAGCCCGGCGCCGCCGGGATAGGGGAGCGGGTAGTGCTCGCCCTCGTTGGTGACCGGACCTTCGCGGCGGAGGATCTTCTGAACGATCTCGACGTATTCGCGCGTGCGCGCGAGCGGCTTCGGGAATGGCATGCCGTACCAGCCCTCGACGACTTGCGGCCCCGATACGCCGAGTCCGAGGATGACCCGGCCGCCCGAGAGGGCGTCGAGCGTCGCCGCCGTCATCGCCAGCGCCGCCGGCGTTCGAGCGGAGATCTGTGCGATCCCGGTGCCGAGTTTGATCTTCGAGGTCTTGGCGCCGATCCACGCGAGCGGCGTGAACACGTCCGAGCCGTACGCCTCCGCGGTCCAGACCGAGTCGTAGCCCAGCCGCTCCGCCTCGAGCGCGAGATCCGAATTGTCTTCCACCGTCGCGCCCGAGTAGCCGAGCGCGAGTCCGAGCTTCAGGTCGGCGGTCATGTTCAACCTCCCGGCAGCGAGACGACCTTCGTCTCGAGATACTCCTCGAACCCTTCGATGCCGTTCTCGCGTCCGATGCCCGACTGCTTGTATCCGCCGAAGGCGCGGGTCGGGTGGAGCCATTGGGAGCCGTTGATCGAAACCGTGCCGGTCCTGATCCGGCGCGCGACGCCGAGCGCCCGATCCTCGTCCGAGGACCACACCGAGCCCGACAGTCCGTAGATCGAGTTGTTGGCGATCTCGACCGCGTCGTCCTCGTCGTCGTAGGGGATGACGACGAGCACGGGACCGAAGAACTCCTCCTGGGCGATGGTCATATCCGGCTTCACGTCGGTGAACAGGGTCGGCTGAACGTAATACCCGCGAGGCAGGTCCGGCGGCTTACCGCCGCCGACGAGCAGGCGCGCTCCTTCTTCGACGCCGGTCTGGATCAGCCCGAGGACCTTCTCGCGCTGGCGGGCGTTGATCTGCGGGCCGTGCAGGATGGTCGGATCACTCGGGTCGCCGACGCGCGCCTTCTCGAAGTGGCCCTTGGCGATCTCGACGCCTTCGTCGTAGCGCGAGCGGGGGAGCAGCAGCCGCGTGTACGAGGCGCACCCTTGTCCTGAGTGCGTGCAGACCCAGCCGGCGGCCAGCGCGAGCGCCAGGCCGAAGTCCGCGTCGTCGAGCACGATGTTGGCGGACTTCCCGCCGAGCTCTAGGAAACACTTCTTCACCGTGTCGGCGCAGCCGTGCATGATGCGCCGGCCGGTGACCGTCGAGCCGGTGAACGTGATCATGTCCACCCGCGGATCGGTGACGAGCGACTCGCTGACCTCTGCGCTGGACGACGTCACGACGTTGAACACGCCCGCGGGGATGTCGGTCTTCTCGGCGGCGAGCCGGCCCATCAGCGTTGCCGACCACGGTGTGTCGGGGGACGGCTTCAGCACGACGGTGTTGCCGGCCGCGAGCGCCGGACCGACCTTCGCGATGTTCACGAAGATCGGATAGTTGAACGGCGTGATCGCGGTCACGACGCCGGCCGGCTCGCGCCGCTCCACGCCGCGATGGTGCTGGCCGAACAGCTTGGTGGTCTCGAGCGGCTTCTCGTACGGATAGGTCTCCGCCATCGCGGCCCAGTGCTCGAGCCACGCCACCGGAAGGTCGAACTGGATGATCGGCGCCAGCGAGACCGGGGAGCCCGCTTCTGCCACGAGCGTGTCGACGATCTCCCGACGCGCCTCGAGCATCGCGGCTTGCAGCTGGCGGAGGCAGTTCGCGCGGAAAGCGTGATCGGTGGCCCAGGACGTCTCGTCGAAAGCTCGCCGGGCCGCGCCGACGGCGGCGTGCGCGTCGTCGATCGTCGCGTCGGCCGTTGAGCCGATGACCTCCTCGGTGGCCGGGTTGACGTTGTCGAACGTGGCACCGCTCGACGACTCGACCAGCTTCCCGTCGATCAGCATCCGCGGTTCGGCCACGACGCCTCCCGATGTCAGAACTTGATCATGAATCCGTCGAGGATCGGCTCGCGCTTGTCGTAGAACGGACCCATCGCCTCCGCGAGCCCGTCGGGCGTCCATCGTTTCTCGGTCGAGAACTTCTCGGTGATCGTAAGCCCGCCGACGACCATGACGTCGCCGCCGTAGACGATGAAGACCTGGCCGTTGACGCGCTCGGCGGCCGGGGAGGCGAGGTACGCGACCAGCGGCGCCACGTTCTCCGGCGCGAAGATCTCCGGATCCATGTCGAACAGGTCCTCGGTCATGCGGGTCCGGGCGCGCGGGCAGATCGCGTTCGCCGTCACGCCGTACTTCCCGAGGCCGTTCGCGACCGACATCGTGAGCCCCACGATGCCGCCCTTCGCGGCCGCGTAGTTCGGCTGGCCGGCGGAGCCCATCAGGAAGGCCTCCGACGAGGTGTTGATGATCCGGCCGTAGGTCGCGCCGCCGGCGTTCTTCGCCTTCTCCCGCCAGTACTCCGCCGCGTGCCGGGTGGGGCCGAAATGGCCCTTCAGGTGAACCTTGATCACCGCGTCCCATTCCTCTTCGGCCATGTTGAAGATCATCCGGTCGCGGAGGATCCCGGCGTTGTTCACCAGGATGTCCAGCGATCCGTAGGTGTCGATCGCGAGCCGGATCATCTCCTTGGCCTGCGCGTGGTCGGTGACGTCGCCGTGATGGGCTATCGCCTCGCCGCCTGCGGCCTTGATCTCCTCGACGACCTGCTGGGCCGGGTGCTCCGCGGTCGGCTTCCCGTCGACGGTACCGCCGAGATCGTTGACGACCACGCGCGCGCCGTGACGCGCCATCTCGAGCGCTTCCGCGCGCCCGAGCCCGCGCCCGGCGCCGGTGATGATGGCAACCTTCCCGTCGAGCACCTCGATCCCCCCTATCCGGTCGATCCGCTGTTCATCGTGACGACGGAGTTTCGCCCGCCTGACATGCCTGACGTGCCTGACATGTCAGGCGTGTCAGGCGCTCCGACGGGACGGTACCGACCCGTCGGTCCTCATAGCCGTTCGATGATGGTTCCGGTGCCGATCGCGCCGCCGCAGCACATCGTGATCAGCGCGAACTGCCCGTCTCGTCGCTCGAGCTCGTGCAGCGCGGTCGTGATCAGCCGCGCGCCGGTCGCGCCGACGGGGTGACCCAGGGCGATCGCGCCGCCGTTCACGTTCACGCGGTCCATGTCGGGCTTATGGACCGACGCCCAGGAAAGGACGACCGACGCGAACGCCTCGTTGATCTCGACGATGTCTATGTCGGAGAGCTTCATGCCGGCCTTCGCCAGCACTTCGCGCGTCGCATCCACCGGCCCGTCGAGCAGGAAGTACGGATCGGTGCCGACGACGACCTGCTGGACGATCCGCGCGCGGGGGCGCAGGCCCAGCGCGTCGGCCTTCGAGCGGTCCATCCACAACACAGCGGCCGCGCCGTCGGAGATCTGCGACGAGTTGCCGGCGGTGTGGATCCCGTCGTCGAGCACCGGCTTCAGAGCTGCGAGCCCTTCGAGGGTCGTTTCGCGCAGTCCTTGGTCACGCGTCACCGGCTCGGGCGCCTCGACGGCGAACACCTCGCGGTCGAAGCGCCCCTCCGACCACGCCCGCGCCGCCTTCTGTTGGGAAGCGAACCCGAGTGCGTCCACGTCGGCGCGCGTGATGCCTCGCTTCGAAGCGATCCGCTCGGCCGCTTGGAACTGGTTTGGCGTGTCCCAGGGCCAGCTCGCGGGCTCGAAGTAGCCGGGCCCGTTGATCACGTTCGAGCCGAGCCCGACGCGGCTCATCGCTTCGACCCCGCACGCGATCCCGACGTCGATCCCTCCCGACGCGATCAGTCCCGCGATCAGGTTGTTCGCCTGCTGCGAGGAGCCACACTGCGTGTCGACGGTCGTCGCCGCAACCTCGTAGGGGAGCCCCATGCCGAGCCACGCGTTGCGCGCGACGTTGCACGCTTGTTCGCCGGCCTGCGTGACGCATCCTCCGACGACCTGACCGACCTCGGACGCTTCGATCCCGGCTCGCTTCACGACCTCGACCAGCGCCGAGCCGAGGAGCTCGGCCGCGTGCAAACCCGCGAGCACTCCGTTGCGTTTGCCGATAGGGGTTCGGACGGCTTCGACGATCACCGGTTCACGCATTGACTCTCCTTCGTGCAACGCTCGGACTCGGGAGCAGCAGCCGCACCGCCGCCTCGAGGTCGTCGGCCATCTGGCCTCCCTCGGCCCAGCCACGCACCCGCGCGATCAGCGCCGCCAGCCACACCATCCCGACGACGCGCACCACGGCCTCACGATGGATCTGCTCGCCGTCCGCCATCGCGGTGGTGACGAACTCGTTCAGCTGCTCGTAGACCTCGGACACCTCGGCGAGGCCGATCGGATCGTCGGCCGAGATGGACGTCAGCGCGGTCACGAACGCGGCCATCAGGCTCGGCGAACGCTCGAGCGCCGTAGCCGCGCGCTTCAGGACGTCGACGACGCGGTCGGCTGCGCTCGCGCCCGAAGGGGGGCGGGCCTCCACCCGCTGCTGGAACTCGCGGGTCCACTGCCCGAGGCAAGATACGAGCAAGTGATCTTTGGAAGAGAAATATCGGTAGAGGGTCCCGAGCGCGACGCCGGCCTTGGAGGCCACATCGCGCATCTGGACGGCCTCGTAACCGCCGCTGCTCGCGAGCGAGATCGCAGCCGCCACCACCCGGTCTCGCCGCTCCGCTTGCCGCTCGGTCAGACCACGGCCGCCGTCCCGGATCCCCGCTTGGCCCAGCTCCATGGCACAACGGTACAACCGAACTAGAACGTGTTGCAATTTTTTGGGGCGAAGACCTATAGTCGGCCGCGGGAGGGACGATCATGGACTTCGAGCTGCCAGGCGACGACGACCCGAGACGCCAAGAGGTGCGCGACTGGCTCGCGGCGCACCCGGCACCGACCGGCAAGGACCTGGCCGACGCCGGCTACGTCGTCCCACATTGGCCGAAGCCGTGGGGGCAGGACGCCGACCCGATGAAGCAGCTCATCATCGACGACGAGCTGAAGCGAGCGAAGGTTCAGCGCCCGATCAACCCGATCGGAACCGGCCACTGCGGCCCGATCCTCGTCAAGCACGGAACCGAGGAGCAGCAGAAGCAGTACATCCCGTCGATGTTGTCCGGCGAAGACATCTGGTGCCAGCTCTTCTCGGAGCCGGGAGCCGGCAGCGACCTCGCGTCGGTCAGCACCAAGGCGCTCAAAGACGGCGACCACTACATCGTCAACGGACAGAAGATCTGGACGTCGCTCGGGCACATCGCCAAGTTCGGGATCCTGCTCGCCCGCACGAACCCCGACGCGCCGAAGCACGCCGGGCTGTCCTACTTCATCATCGACATGCACTCGCCGGGGATCGAGATCCGCCCGATCGTCGAGATGACCGGGATGCACATGTTCAACGAAGTCTTCTTCACCGACGTGCGGGTACCGGCCGAGAACCTGATCGGCGACGAGAATCGCGGCTGGGAGCTCGCCCGGGACACGCTCGAGAACGAGCGCGTGACGCTCGCGCGCGCCGGCGCGCAGTGGGGATGGGGCCCGACCGCCGACGACTTGATCAACGTCGTCCGCGAGCGCGGCGGCGTGACGAGCCCGATCCAACGCCAGCAGCTCGCGCAGGTCTGGATGGAGGGAGAGATCCTCCGCATCTACCGGCTGCGGATGGTGGCCGCCCGCGTGGCCGGCAAGCTCGGGCCGGAGTCGTCGGTTGCGAAGGCGCTGTCGGACCCCCACGGCCAGCACATCTTCCGCCTCGGTCGCGAGCTCGCCGGAGCGGAGGGCATGCTCAAGGAAGTCGGTCCGCTCGGGGCCGATCCGACCTGGTGGGGGCAAGGGTTCGTTTTTTCCCCGGCCCTCACGATCGGCGGCGGTACCTCGGAGGTGCTGCGCAACGTCATCGGCGAGCGCATCCTCGGCCTGCCACGAGAGCCCGACCCCGACGCGAGCAGGTCATGGAGCGAGACCCGCCGAACATAAGGTTCCGGCCAACAGTGGAGCCGTTTCCTCTATCGAACGGCCGGGACGGGCCCCGATGATGCTCAGCAGGTAGCCTTCCGTTTCACAAAAGGGCGAGGGGCGCGGCCAGGGAGCGTTGATCTCGGCTCGGGGGGCGCCGAGTCGCTGGGAGGCAGGGCATGAAGTCCCGCGCAGTCGTTACGACCGTCTTGTTGATGTTGGTCCTTGCTGCGTGCGGCGCGCGCCTCACCCGCGAACAGCGGCTCGCCGGGATCGGCACCGGCGCCGGCGGCACCGTGGTCGGTCCGGGCGGCGTCGACGCGAGCGGCTCGCCGCTCCCCGGCGCGACCGGCACGGCGGGACCCGGAGGCGGTGCGACGAGCGGCCCCGGCGTGAGCGGGCCCGGCGCAGTCCCCGCTCCTCCGGGCGGAAACGGCGGCGCGACCGACAAGGGCGTTACCGCAACCCAGATCACGCTGACGGTCGCTTCCGATAAGAGCGGCCCTCAGGGCGGACTGTTCACGTCCACGCACCAAGCGATGTCGGCTTGGGCGGCGATGATCAACAGCGGAGGGGGACTCTTCGGGCGATCGGTAAAGCTCCAGCTCGTCGACACCCAGACGAAGGACACCACGAATCAGGCCGCGGTCAGCGACGCGTGCGATCAGGCGTTCGCGCTCGTCGGTTCCATGTCTGCCTTCGACGGTGGCGGCGCGACCGCCGGCCAAAGCTGCGGCATCCCCGACATCACGGCGATCACGGTCAACGACAAGCGGGCGAAGGCGACCAACGTCTACCCGGTCTATCCGGTGCGGGCGGACAAGATCCCGATCGGCCCTGCCAACTACATCAAGGAGAAGTACCCCTCGGTCATTCAGAACGCCGCGATGCTGTACCTGAACGCGGGGGTGACCAAGGCGAACGCGTTGCAGCGGGTGAAGGCGTACGAGAGCGTCGGGTTCAAGTTCAAGATCTACGAGGTGCAGATCCTGGAAGCGAACTACACCCCGATCGTTCAGCGCATGAGGGACGACGGGATCAAGTACGTGACCATGGTCGCCAACTACCAGAGTATCCAGAAACTGCTCGCCGCGATGGATCAGCAGGACTGGTTCCCCGAGGTCCGCGACTGGGACTCCGTCGCGTACGCGCCGGCGTTCCTGACCTGCGGAGGCCAGCCGTGTACGGCAGCGAACGGCTCGCTGATCTTCATGAACACCGCCATCAACGAGGAGGCGGCCGGGAACCCCGAACTGCAGCTGTACCAGCAGTGGCTCAGCCGCGTCGCTCCCGGTGCCAAGCCCGACTACTTCGGTTTCTATGCCTGGTCGGCGGGACAGCTCTTCGCCAAGGTCCACAAGGACGTCGGCGCCAAGATCAC is a genomic window of Actinomycetota bacterium containing:
- a CDS encoding steroid 3-ketoacyl-CoA thiolase; translated protein: MREPVIVEAVRTPIGKRNGVLAGLHAAELLGSALVEVVKRAGIEASEVGQVVGGCVTQAGEQACNVARNAWLGMGLPYEVAATTVDTQCGSSQQANNLIAGLIASGGIDVGIACGVEAMSRVGLGSNVINGPGYFEPASWPWDTPNQFQAAERIASKRGITRADVDALGFASQQKAARAWSEGRFDREVFAVEAPEPVTRDQGLRETTLEGLAALKPVLDDGIHTAGNSSQISDGAAAVLWMDRSKADALGLRPRARIVQQVVVGTDPYFLLDGPVDATREVLAKAGMKLSDIDIVEINEAFASVVLSWASVHKPDMDRVNVNGGAIALGHPVGATGARLITTALHELERRDGQFALITMCCGGAIGTGTIIERL
- a CDS encoding ABC transporter substrate-binding protein, whose translation is MKSRAVVTTVLLMLVLAACGARLTREQRLAGIGTGAGGTVVGPGGVDASGSPLPGATGTAGPGGGATSGPGVSGPGAVPAPPGGNGGATDKGVTATQITLTVASDKSGPQGGLFTSTHQAMSAWAAMINSGGGLFGRSVKLQLVDTQTKDTTNQAAVSDACDQAFALVGSMSAFDGGGATAGQSCGIPDITAITVNDKRAKATNVYPVYPVRADKIPIGPANYIKEKYPSVIQNAAMLYLNAGVTKANALQRVKAYESVGFKFKIYEVQILEANYTPIVQRMRDDGIKYVTMVANYQSIQKLLAAMDQQDWFPEVRDWDSVAYAPAFLTCGGQPCTAANGSLIFMNTAINEEAAGNPELQLYQQWLSRVAPGAKPDYFGFYAWSAGQLFAKVHKDVGAKITRQSFLTAIKNVHSWNGNGLHAAHDIGNKIMTPCFMYLEIKSNKFTRKDPASGYICNKGPVVNT
- a CDS encoding aldehyde dehydrogenase family protein, producing the protein MLIDGKLVESSSGATFDNVNPATEEVIGSTADATIDDAHAAVGAARRAFDETSWATDHAFRANCLRQLQAAMLEARREIVDTLVAEAGSPVSLAPIIQFDLPVAWLEHWAAMAETYPYEKPLETTKLFGQHHRGVERREPAGVVTAITPFNYPIFVNIAKVGPALAAGNTVVLKPSPDTPWSATLMGRLAAEKTDIPAGVFNVVTSSSAEVSESLVTDPRVDMITFTGSTVTGRRIMHGCADTVKKCFLELGGKSANIVLDDADFGLALALAAGWVCTHSGQGCASYTRLLLPRSRYDEGVEIAKGHFEKARVGDPSDPTILHGPQINARQREKVLGLIQTGVEEGARLLVGGGKPPDLPRGYYVQPTLFTDVKPDMTIAQEEFFGPVLVVIPYDDEDDAVEIANNSIYGLSGSVWSSDEDRALGVARRIRTGTVSINGSQWLHPTRAFGGYKQSGIGRENGIEGFEEYLETKVVSLPGG
- a CDS encoding DUF6458 family protein, yielding MGIGVSIFLIAVGAILSFAVSTDAEGFNINAIGYILMACGALGLLVSTLIFGGRGRNDTTTTTHGH
- a CDS encoding acyl-CoA dehydrogenase family protein, with amino-acid sequence MDFELPGDDDPRRQEVRDWLAAHPAPTGKDLADAGYVVPHWPKPWGQDADPMKQLIIDDELKRAKVQRPINPIGTGHCGPILVKHGTEEQQKQYIPSMLSGEDIWCQLFSEPGAGSDLASVSTKALKDGDHYIVNGQKIWTSLGHIAKFGILLARTNPDAPKHAGLSYFIIDMHSPGIEIRPIVEMTGMHMFNEVFFTDVRVPAENLIGDENRGWELARDTLENERVTLARAGAQWGWGPTADDLINVVRERGGVTSPIQRQQLAQVWMEGEILRIYRLRMVAARVAGKLGPESSVAKALSDPHGQHIFRLGRELAGAEGMLKEVGPLGADPTWWGQGFVFSPALTIGGGTSEVLRNVIGERILGLPREPDPDASRSWSETRRT
- a CDS encoding 3-oxoacyl-ACP reductase; protein product: MEVLDGKVAIITGAGRGLGRAEALEMARHGARVVVNDLGGTVDGKPTAEHPAQQVVEEIKAAGGEAIAHHGDVTDHAQAKEMIRLAIDTYGSLDILVNNAGILRDRMIFNMAEEEWDAVIKVHLKGHFGPTRHAAEYWREKAKNAGGATYGRIINTSSEAFLMGSAGQPNYAAAKGGIVGLTMSVANGLGKYGVTANAICPRARTRMTEDLFDMDPEIFAPENVAPLVAYLASPAAERVNGQVFIVYGGDVMVVGGLTITEKFSTEKRWTPDGLAEAMGPFYDKREPILDGFMIKF
- a CDS encoding TetR family transcriptional regulator, yielding MELGQAGIRDGGRGLTERQAERRDRVVAAAISLASSGGYEAVQMRDVASKAGVALGTLYRYFSSKDHLLVSCLGQWTREFQQRVEARPPSGASAADRVVDVLKRAATALERSPSLMAAFVTALTSISADDPIGLAEVSEVYEQLNEFVTTAMADGEQIHREAVVRVVGMVWLAALIARVRGWAEGGQMADDLEAAVRLLLPSPSVARRRVNA
- a CDS encoding hemerythrin domain-containing protein; translation: MDAIKLLKEDHQKFKKLLGELEDTTERGVKTREKLLEQLKAELKPHEVAEEEIFYPALIERLKDDDIVLEGYEEHHAADVLLEELEDVPFDDERWGPKMKVIKENIEHHIEEEEGPMFKQARVALEPDQLEELGALMEERMKAGAAR
- a CDS encoding SRPBCC family protein, whose protein sequence is MSLIRESIDVDVPVSTAYNQWTQFEEFPRFMEGVDEVRQLDDTRLHWKAEIAGATREWEAKIVEQEPDRVIAWRSEEGVKLAGRVTFEPIDDGSRSRITLEMEFDPEGFVEAVGDTLGFVRARVGGDLERFKKFIEERGVESGAWRGEIKSGTPR
- a CDS encoding LLM class F420-dependent oxidoreductase codes for the protein MTADLKLGLALGYSGATVEDNSDLALEAERLGYDSVWTAEAYGSDVFTPLAWIGAKTSKIKLGTGIAQISARTPAALAMTAATLDALSGGRVILGLGVSGPQVVEGWYGMPFPKPLARTREYVEIVQKILRREGPVTNEGEHYPLPYPGGAGLGKPLKLTLHPTRSRIPIWLAAEGPKNVALSTQIADGWLPMFYSPYRSAEFDDALAGAPEGFEIGCVVTVNIADTVEEALMLVKFFLSFYIGGMGAKDENFHLNIVKRMGFEDEALKVQELFMSGRREEAVKAVPDELADEISLCGPPDRIKERLEAWVKSPVTQLIVGSRDPKAMKLLADLTR